One stretch of Deinococcus carri DNA includes these proteins:
- a CDS encoding DUF2726 domain-containing protein — protein MTAQLTAPPREPLRLVPPKPRPSPVVRYPELVPGDRHILLVLEAKGGNADLGTLAGALDLPESGLQTRLSALAAAGMVQLLPGRCALPDELRTRVQRDLNSAVGARVVLRSDNTVRCPAPHAGERVLRSLCREVFAPHVVRPRVPLRQVLDVQVMNALLDEADRTFLANASVHVDLVVEHVETEQPLLVLELDGPQHECSPQLERDVRKDRILRVAGLPLLRLWTCEAQPPSEGMLRALLGWRLQGALRDPNFREACPMALRVALEGDAGRHPTPDVQPEQEALRALLGDELLTALLGGWEACSPAGLARQATLLRIVTNLRVTHSDDGIRQWFERARYTLRGESPRDILQGDWNPGDPRVRLVCRLAAAGGSFFAT, from the coding sequence ATGACCGCCCAGCTCACCGCACCGCCGCGCGAGCCCCTTCGCCTGGTTCCCCCGAAGCCCAGGCCCTCCCCGGTGGTGCGTTACCCCGAGCTGGTGCCCGGGGACCGGCACATCCTTCTGGTGCTAGAGGCGAAGGGGGGCAACGCCGACCTGGGAACGCTGGCGGGAGCCCTGGATCTCCCGGAGAGCGGACTCCAGACCCGGCTTTCGGCTCTTGCGGCCGCGGGAATGGTGCAGCTGCTGCCCGGGCGCTGCGCGCTGCCCGACGAGCTGCGGACCCGGGTGCAGCGCGACCTGAACTCGGCGGTCGGGGCGCGGGTGGTGCTGAGAAGCGACAACACAGTGCGTTGCCCGGCCCCGCATGCCGGGGAGCGGGTGCTGCGCTCACTCTGCCGCGAGGTCTTTGCGCCCCACGTGGTCCGGCCCCGGGTGCCTCTGCGCCAGGTGCTGGATGTGCAGGTCATGAATGCTCTGCTTGACGAGGCGGACCGGACATTTCTGGCCAACGCCAGCGTTCACGTGGACCTGGTCGTCGAACATGTCGAGACCGAGCAGCCGTTGCTGGTTCTGGAACTGGATGGCCCCCAGCATGAATGCAGTCCGCAGCTGGAGCGTGACGTGCGGAAGGACCGGATTCTGAGGGTGGCCGGGCTGCCGCTGCTGCGGCTGTGGACGTGCGAGGCACAGCCGCCCAGTGAAGGCATGTTGCGCGCCCTGCTGGGGTGGCGGCTGCAGGGGGCCCTGCGCGACCCCAACTTTCGCGAGGCCTGCCCTATGGCGCTGCGCGTGGCACTGGAAGGCGATGCCGGAAGACACCCCACGCCTGACGTTCAGCCCGAGCAGGAAGCGCTGCGCGCCCTGCTGGGCGATGAGCTGCTGACCGCCCTGCTCGGGGGGTGGGAGGCCTGTTCGCCAGCCGGCCTAGCCCGTCAGGCGACGCTGCTGCGGATTGTGACGAACCTGCGCGTGACCCACAGCGATGACGGGATCCGCCAGTGGTTCGAGCGGGCCCGCTACACCCTTCGCGGCGAGTCCCCCCGCGACATCCTGCAGGGTGACTGGAACCCCGGGGATCCGCGGGTCCGCCTGGTCTGCCGTCTGGCCGCAGCGGGCGGCAGCTTTTTCGCGACCTGA
- a CDS encoding site-specific DNA-methyltransferase: MPTLDWIGKKAVLNHHNEIPYRTLRCDPALSIGDAASGNLLVHADNLQALRALLPYYGGEVQLIYIDPPYNTGEEKWIYNDAVNSPEVAAWLGKVVGNEAQDLSRHDKWLCFMYPRLQLLKRFLKPEGVLFVSIDDNESAHLRLLLDEIFGARNFVADFIWRKVDSPNTNDVSIAPDHEHVFCYARDITRVKFKRKQDASIADAYSLIDEEGRRCRDRLLKKNGSNSLRKDRPTMFFPIPGPDGVDVYPVHDDGREARWAKAKATVDQLINRGELIWKQRPDGNGGLKWVPYAREYAPPSPERPHPTIWADLTTMRQAKAHQTKLYEGLGVNAFDTPKPEELLARIIDMTTKPGDFVLDAFAGSGTTGATAQKLERRWIMLEETRSVMDHILPRLRKVTSGEDEAGVTEACNWEGGAGLRFCTLGEQLFDEFGNISEAMTFLDVARHVYFTETGTPLPADAGMEAPFVGTHEDTDYYLFLGEELRREHLAGLRKSGRKRVLYAEGKHIDDLLLGQHRATFKQVPYSVRQA; the protein is encoded by the coding sequence ATGCCCACCCTCGATTGGATCGGCAAAAAAGCCGTCCTGAACCACCACAATGAAATTCCCTACCGAACGCTGCGCTGTGATCCCGCTCTGAGCATCGGCGATGCCGCCAGTGGCAACCTCCTGGTTCACGCCGACAACCTCCAGGCGCTGCGTGCCCTGCTGCCCTATTACGGTGGTGAGGTTCAGCTCATCTACATAGACCCGCCCTACAACACGGGCGAGGAGAAATGGATCTACAACGATGCCGTCAACAGCCCGGAAGTGGCTGCTTGGCTTGGCAAGGTGGTGGGCAACGAAGCCCAGGACCTCAGTCGACACGACAAGTGGCTGTGCTTCATGTACCCACGTCTGCAACTGCTGAAGCGATTTTTGAAGCCTGAGGGTGTCTTGTTCGTGTCCATTGACGACAATGAATCGGCTCACCTTAGACTGCTCCTCGACGAGATCTTTGGAGCACGGAATTTTGTTGCCGATTTCATCTGGCGCAAGGTAGACAGCCCAAATACGAACGACGTCTCAATCGCGCCCGACCATGAACATGTCTTCTGCTATGCGCGGGACATTACAAGAGTGAAGTTCAAGCGCAAGCAAGACGCCTCCATTGCGGACGCTTACAGCCTCATTGATGAGGAGGGCCGTCGGTGCCGTGATCGTCTCCTGAAGAAGAATGGCAGCAACAGTCTGCGCAAGGACCGACCAACGATGTTCTTCCCCATTCCTGGGCCAGACGGAGTTGACGTCTACCCCGTTCATGATGATGGTCGCGAAGCCAGGTGGGCGAAAGCCAAAGCCACGGTGGACCAGCTGATCAACCGCGGCGAACTCATCTGGAAGCAGCGACCCGACGGGAACGGTGGGCTCAAATGGGTCCCTTACGCCAGAGAGTATGCCCCGCCCAGTCCGGAACGCCCCCACCCGACGATCTGGGCGGACTTAACCACCATGCGCCAGGCCAAAGCTCACCAGACCAAGCTATATGAAGGCCTGGGCGTTAACGCGTTTGACACTCCCAAGCCAGAAGAACTGCTCGCCCGCATCATAGACATGACCACGAAGCCTGGCGATTTTGTGCTGGATGCATTCGCCGGTTCCGGGACGACGGGCGCGACGGCGCAGAAGCTCGAACGACGCTGGATCATGCTCGAGGAGACCCGGTCAGTGATGGATCACATCCTTCCCCGGCTGCGCAAAGTGACGTCTGGCGAGGACGAGGCCGGGGTCACCGAGGCTTGCAACTGGGAAGGGGGCGCTGGTCTGCGCTTCTGCACCCTTGGCGAACAACTGTTCGACGAGTTCGGCAACATCAGCGAGGCCATGACGTTCCTCGACGTCGCCCGCCACGTCTACTTCACAGAGACGGGCACGCCGCTTCCAGCCGACGCTGGCATGGAGGCCCCCTTTGTCGGTACCCACGAGGACACCGACTACTACCTCTTCCTGGGCGAAGAACTTCGCCGCGAGCACCTCGCCGGGCTGCGAAAAAGCGGGCGCAAGCGGGTTCTCTACGCCGAGGGCAAGCACATCGATGACCTGCTGCTGGGTCAGCACCGGGCCACCTTCAAGCAGGTTCCCTACTCCGTGAGGCAGGCATGA
- a CDS encoding DEAD/DEAH box helicase has protein sequence MTIELKTYQQEALDAFSMFLSLTRSGGSPADAFHQTRAHFKAPALTYVEAPGLPGVPYGCIRIPTGGGKTLVAARAVGIAASEYLQLDHTTVVWLAPTDQIVSQTLRALRNRQHPYRQALEAAVGGRPVEVLDLAEALSVTKATLDSATTVIVSTLAALRVDNEGTRKVYESAGALMHHFGGLPREQQQELQRADGTVAYSLTNVLRLHRPFVIVDEAHNAGTKLSFKTLERFRPSCILELTATPSLKHDPQKEEYGSNVFYTVSAFQLKAEGMIKLPVRLQTHPSWQTIVGRALKLRDRLEQDAARERGLTSEQIRPIILYQAQANDAQQATLTPEFLRHELVNRFGVPEEQIKVATGNVKELDGIDLMDPGSPVRHVITVQALREGWDCPFAYVLCSVAELRSKTAVEQFVGRVLRLPKAQPKQVRSLNLAYVLVTSDNFAKTLRQLSDGLVQGGFSKYEGKRAMEAGGLFDEPAIEPGAPGQTPSLGPIFVPNLEELDGDPSVVLTGGLDPAKLTGALAQKVDYDPATRRVTIRAKTLNEAETEQLQAAAADTDDQAVLESVHRFLEAPPSERGVPFRVPWLTVRLQGEAQPVLFDDSVLIDRGWKLTDHPAELTEQEYTLTPRPVASGIIDVTEKGKVEEHRDDGVDTLQELRLQFDHTTVASEVDLVVWLDQSFRHEDVTSTASTLWLRRLVRFLTEVRGAKLEDLAYDRFRLRDAVKAKVDGYRKVAKKLNHQALLFERPEDVLVGADAVFSYGVQYPASRLYEGPHQFSRHYYGLPGDLEPGKEEEAVAIALDGMPEVRHWVRNIARQPRHSFWFQTSTDKAYPDFVVELNDGRVIALEYKGDHLRGNPDTVEKEDIGKLWEARGGGQVKFLMLFKEALPRLRELLLA, from the coding sequence ATGACCATCGAGCTCAAGACCTATCAGCAGGAGGCTCTGGACGCCTTCTCCATGTTCCTCAGCCTCACGCGCTCGGGAGGCAGCCCGGCGGACGCCTTTCACCAGACCCGCGCGCACTTCAAGGCGCCAGCCCTGACCTACGTCGAGGCCCCGGGACTGCCTGGCGTCCCTTACGGCTGCATCCGCATTCCCACCGGGGGCGGCAAGACGCTGGTCGCCGCGCGGGCGGTGGGGATCGCGGCCTCCGAGTACCTGCAGCTCGACCACACGACAGTGGTCTGGCTGGCCCCCACCGACCAGATCGTCTCCCAGACCCTGAGGGCGCTCCGCAACCGTCAGCACCCCTACCGCCAGGCCCTCGAGGCGGCGGTGGGCGGACGCCCGGTGGAGGTGTTGGACCTCGCCGAGGCGCTCTCGGTGACCAAGGCGACGCTCGATTCGGCGACCACCGTGATCGTCAGCACCCTGGCAGCCCTGCGGGTGGACAATGAGGGCACCCGCAAGGTCTACGAGAGCGCCGGCGCCCTGATGCACCACTTCGGAGGCCTGCCCCGCGAGCAGCAGCAGGAACTGCAGCGCGCGGACGGGACGGTGGCCTACTCATTGACCAACGTCCTGCGGCTGCACCGGCCCTTCGTCATCGTCGACGAGGCGCACAACGCGGGCACCAAGCTGTCCTTCAAGACGCTCGAGCGCTTCCGCCCGTCGTGCATTCTGGAGCTCACGGCCACGCCCAGCCTCAAGCATGACCCGCAGAAGGAGGAGTACGGCAGCAACGTCTTCTACACGGTCAGCGCCTTTCAGCTCAAGGCCGAGGGCATGATCAAGCTGCCGGTGCGCTTGCAGACCCACCCCTCCTGGCAGACCATCGTCGGGCGGGCCCTGAAGTTGCGTGACCGCCTCGAGCAGGACGCGGCGCGCGAGCGCGGCCTCACCAGCGAGCAGATCCGCCCGATCATCCTCTATCAGGCCCAGGCCAACGATGCCCAACAGGCCACCCTGACCCCGGAATTTCTGCGGCATGAGCTGGTGAACCGCTTCGGCGTTCCCGAGGAGCAGATCAAGGTCGCGACTGGCAACGTCAAGGAGCTCGACGGCATTGACCTGATGGACCCCGGCAGTCCGGTGCGCCACGTCATCACGGTGCAGGCGCTGCGCGAAGGCTGGGACTGCCCCTTTGCCTACGTGCTGTGCTCGGTGGCCGAGCTGCGCAGCAAGACCGCCGTGGAGCAGTTCGTGGGCCGAGTGCTGCGTCTTCCTAAGGCGCAGCCCAAGCAGGTGCGCAGCCTCAACCTCGCCTACGTGCTGGTGACCTCCGACAACTTCGCCAAGACGCTGCGCCAGCTTAGCGATGGCCTAGTGCAGGGAGGCTTCTCGAAATACGAGGGCAAGCGGGCCATGGAGGCCGGCGGCCTCTTTGACGAGCCCGCGATAGAGCCAGGGGCACCCGGGCAGACACCTAGCCTGGGGCCGATCTTCGTGCCCAATCTGGAGGAGCTTGATGGCGACCCCAGCGTGGTGCTCACCGGCGGGCTTGACCCAGCAAAGCTCACCGGCGCCCTGGCCCAGAAGGTGGACTACGACCCGGCAACGCGGCGCGTCACCATCCGCGCAAAGACGCTCAATGAAGCGGAGACCGAGCAACTCCAGGCGGCCGCGGCGGACACCGACGACCAAGCGGTCCTCGAGAGCGTGCACCGCTTCCTGGAGGCGCCGCCCAGCGAGCGCGGCGTACCCTTCCGGGTGCCCTGGTTGACCGTGCGCCTCCAGGGCGAGGCGCAACCGGTGCTGTTCGACGATAGCGTGCTGATCGACCGCGGCTGGAAGCTCACGGACCATCCGGCGGAGTTGACCGAGCAGGAGTACACCCTGACCCCTCGCCCGGTGGCCAGCGGCATCATCGACGTCACCGAGAAGGGCAAGGTGGAGGAACACCGCGACGATGGGGTCGACACCCTGCAGGAGTTGCGGCTGCAGTTCGACCACACCACGGTGGCAAGCGAGGTGGATCTGGTGGTGTGGCTCGACCAGAGCTTTCGGCATGAGGACGTGACTTCGACGGCGAGCACGCTCTGGCTGCGGCGCCTGGTGCGCTTCCTAACGGAAGTGCGCGGGGCAAAGCTTGAAGACCTGGCCTACGACCGCTTCCGGCTGCGTGACGCCGTGAAGGCCAAGGTGGACGGTTACCGCAAGGTGGCGAAAAAGCTCAACCACCAGGCGCTGCTGTTCGAACGCCCAGAGGACGTCCTAGTCGGCGCGGACGCGGTCTTCTCTTATGGGGTGCAGTACCCGGCTTCACGGCTCTACGAGGGCCCGCACCAGTTCAGCCGACACTACTACGGCCTGCCCGGTGACTTGGAACCTGGCAAGGAAGAAGAGGCCGTCGCCATCGCGCTGGACGGCATGCCCGAGGTGAGGCACTGGGTGCGCAACATCGCCCGGCAGCCCCGGCATTCCTTCTGGTTCCAGACCTCGACCGACAAGGCCTACCCAGACTTCGTGGTCGAGCTGAACGACGGCCGCGTGATCGCCCTCGAGTACAAGGGTGATCACCTCAGGGGCAACCCGGACACAGTCGAGAAGGAGGACATCGGCAAGCTCTGGGAGGCCCGGGGCGGGGGGCAGGTGAAGTTCCTGATGCTCTTCAAGGAGGCCCTGCCCAGGCTGCGCGAACTGCTGCTGGCGTAA
- a CDS encoding cyclic GMP-AMP synthase DncV-like nucleotidyltransferase: MANVQKQFDEFHGKIKLERFDENKALRDERDAVLKALREGLKKVFEDKEEDTPTFWTFNQGSYAMNTGVKPLAGGEYDIDVGVVLNVAMDGRDAVDVKKWVRDALANYEQGAEIRRSCVTVFKPGYHVDLAVYADPELSANRKLNLAKGKENSGEDHRFWQVSDPQGFQDLIATKLDGDDARQFRRCIRYLKRWRDERFSSDGSAAPIGIGLTAAAYHWFEVSKRTDAVSLKVTYDDREALEKFVQRLLDNFSLVWDAEDQRFYSRLKVNLPVEPYGDLFSKMTGLQMEAFKAKLETLLGALQTARSKLEVHDACAELAKHFGADFPVPDKEKSSTPTGRAVAGSGSSGCAVGPQVEQD; encoded by the coding sequence ATGGCCAATGTGCAGAAGCAGTTCGACGAGTTCCACGGCAAGATCAAGCTCGAGCGGTTCGACGAGAACAAGGCCCTCCGGGACGAGCGCGACGCGGTGCTGAAAGCCCTTCGCGAGGGCCTGAAGAAGGTGTTCGAGGACAAGGAGGAGGACACCCCGACCTTCTGGACCTTCAACCAGGGCAGCTACGCGATGAACACCGGCGTCAAGCCGCTCGCTGGGGGTGAGTACGACATCGACGTCGGGGTAGTCCTGAACGTGGCGATGGACGGGCGTGACGCCGTCGACGTGAAGAAGTGGGTCCGCGACGCCTTGGCGAACTACGAGCAGGGTGCCGAGATCCGCCGCTCCTGCGTCACCGTCTTCAAGCCGGGCTACCACGTCGACCTCGCCGTCTACGCCGACCCCGAGCTCAGCGCCAACCGCAAGCTGAACCTGGCCAAGGGCAAGGAGAACTCCGGGGAGGACCACCGCTTCTGGCAGGTCAGCGACCCCCAGGGCTTTCAGGACCTGATCGCCACCAAGCTCGATGGCGACGACGCCCGGCAGTTCCGCCGCTGCATCCGCTACCTCAAGCGCTGGCGCGACGAGCGCTTCAGCTCGGACGGCAGCGCCGCCCCCATCGGGATCGGCCTGACGGCGGCCGCATACCACTGGTTCGAGGTGAGCAAGCGCACCGACGCCGTCAGCCTCAAGGTCACCTACGACGACCGAGAGGCGCTGGAGAAGTTCGTGCAGCGGCTGCTGGACAACTTCAGCCTGGTCTGGGACGCTGAGGACCAGCGCTTCTACTCGCGCCTGAAGGTGAACTTGCCGGTCGAGCCCTACGGCGACCTGTTCAGCAAGATGACGGGACTGCAGATGGAAGCCTTCAAGGCCAAGCTCGAGACTCTGCTGGGCGCCCTGCAGACCGCACGCAGCAAGCTCGAGGTCCACGACGCGTGCGCCGAGCTGGCCAAGCACTTCGGGGCCGACTTCCCGGTGCCCGACAAGGAGAAGAGCTCCACCCCCACGGGCCGGGCTGTCGCGGGTTCGGGCTCCTCGGGCTGCGCGGTGGGGCCCCAGGTTGAACAGGACTGA